From Streptomyces qinzhouensis, one genomic window encodes:
- a CDS encoding response regulator: protein MVQKAKILLVDDRPENLLALEAILSALDQTLVRASSGEEALKALLTDDFAVILLDVQMPGMDGFETAAHIKRRERTRDIPIIFLTAINHGPHHTFRGYAAGAVDYISKPFDPWVLRAKVSVFVDLYTKNCQLREQAALLRLQLESGGRAVPDSPGKEAVGLLAELSARLAAVEEQAEALSKQLDDESADAAAVATAAHLERKLTGLRRALDALEPGTGTASVVPSPN, encoded by the coding sequence ATGGTGCAGAAGGCCAAGATCCTCCTGGTCGATGACCGGCCGGAGAATCTGCTGGCGCTGGAGGCCATTCTCTCCGCGCTCGATCAGACACTGGTCCGGGCATCGTCCGGGGAGGAAGCGCTCAAGGCGCTGCTGACGGACGATTTCGCGGTCATCCTGCTGGACGTTCAGATGCCCGGCATGGACGGATTCGAGACCGCCGCGCATATCAAGCGGCGGGAGCGGACCCGCGATATTCCGATCATCTTCCTGACCGCGATCAATCATGGTCCGCACCACACCTTCCGCGGCTATGCGGCGGGCGCGGTCGACTACATCTCCAAGCCGTTCGACCCCTGGGTGCTGCGGGCCAAGGTCTCCGTCTTCGTCGACCTGTACACGAAGAACTGCCAACTGCGTGAGCAGGCCGCACTGCTGCGGCTCCAGCTCGAAAGCGGTGGCCGGGCCGTGCCGGACTCGCCGGGCAAGGAGGCGGTCGGGCTGCTCGCGGAGCTGTCCGCCCGGCTCGCCGCCGTCGAGGAACAGGCCGAGGCGCTCTCCAAACAGCTCGACGACGAGTCCGCCGACGCCGCTGCCGTCGCCACCGCCGCCCATCTGGAGCGGAAACTGACCGGTCTGCGCCGGGCTCTGGACGCGCTGGAGCCGGGGACGGGCACCGCGTCCGTGGTCCCCTCCCCGAACTGA
- a CDS encoding DNA translocase FtsK, with the protein MASRTSGKGSQDTAGTAKPRPGRTGGAPAAKKAAPAKKAPAGKPPAKKAAAAKKAPAKKAAAQKPAPKKAPSPTGGVYRLARALWMGAARGVAAVFRGIGRGAKGLDPAHRKDGLALLLLGIALIVAAGTWSHLSGPVGDLVEMLVTGTFGRLDLIVPILLGVIAVRLILYPQKPDANGRIVIGLSALVVGVLGQVHIACGSPGRDEGTGALQDAGGLVGWAASKPLIFMMGEVLAVPMLVLLTVFGLLVTTATPVNAIPQRLRLLGVKLGLVRPLPEPGAFGEADGGDDDDDRRYDEQWRGSVSGSGGRPRRTSERRGDAEAYDPDQAESVELSQRRTPRRGSVQPALHRPMDAVDVAAAAAAALDGAVYNGLPPSPLVADLTKDVTADLRRAGTPVPPARDADRPKKPAPAKPPAAGKDAGSPVPDLTKPAPEPSPLPPRAEQLRLAGDITYALPSLELLERGGPGKTRSAANDAIVASLTNVFREFKVDAAVTGFTRGPTVTRYEVELGPAVKVERITALTKNIAYAVASPDVRIISPIPGKSAVGIEIPNTDREMVNLGDVLRLADAAEDDHPMLVALGKDVEGGYVMANLAKMPHILVAGATGSGKSSCINCLITSVMIRATPDDVRMVLVDPKRVELTAYEGIPHLITPIITNPKRAAEALQWVVREMDLRYDDLAAFGFRHIDDFNEAIRAGKVKLPEGSERELTPYPYLLVIVDELADLMMVAPRDVEDAIVRITQLARAAGIHLVLATQRPSVDVVTGLIKANVPSRLAFATSSLADSRVILDQPGAEKLIGKGDGLFLPMGANKPVRMQGAFVTEGEVAEVVRHCKEQMTPVFREDVTVGGKQKKEIDEDIGDDLDLLCQAAELVVSTQFGSTSMLQRKLRVGFAKAGRLMDLMESRSIVGPSEGSKARDVLVKPDELDEVLAVIRGESAP; encoded by the coding sequence ATGGCCTCACGTACGTCCGGCAAGGGTTCCCAGGACACCGCGGGCACCGCGAAGCCGCGCCCCGGCCGTACGGGCGGGGCGCCCGCAGCCAAGAAGGCGGCGCCCGCGAAGAAGGCCCCGGCCGGAAAGCCCCCGGCGAAGAAGGCCGCGGCGGCGAAGAAGGCCCCCGCCAAGAAGGCCGCGGCGCAGAAGCCGGCGCCCAAGAAGGCACCCTCGCCGACCGGGGGCGTGTACCGGCTGGCGCGCGCCCTCTGGATGGGGGCCGCCCGCGGTGTCGCGGCGGTGTTCCGCGGCATAGGGCGCGGGGCCAAGGGGCTCGACCCCGCCCACCGCAAGGACGGGCTGGCCCTGCTGCTGCTCGGGATCGCGCTGATCGTCGCCGCCGGTACCTGGTCCCATCTCAGCGGCCCGGTTGGCGATCTCGTCGAGATGCTGGTCACCGGCACCTTCGGCCGGCTCGATCTGATCGTGCCGATACTGCTCGGGGTGATCGCCGTACGGCTGATCCTCTATCCGCAGAAGCCGGATGCCAACGGGCGGATCGTGATCGGGCTCTCCGCGCTCGTCGTCGGCGTTCTCGGCCAGGTCCACATCGCCTGCGGTTCACCCGGCCGGGACGAGGGCACCGGTGCCCTCCAGGACGCGGGCGGTCTGGTCGGCTGGGCCGCGTCCAAGCCGCTGATCTTCATGATGGGCGAGGTTCTCGCCGTACCCATGCTGGTGCTGCTGACCGTCTTCGGACTGCTGGTCACCACCGCGACACCGGTCAACGCCATTCCGCAGCGGCTGAGGCTGCTCGGGGTGAAGCTGGGGCTCGTCCGGCCCCTACCGGAGCCCGGCGCGTTCGGCGAGGCGGACGGCGGCGATGACGACGACGACCGCCGCTACGACGAACAGTGGCGCGGTTCCGTATCCGGCTCCGGCGGGCGGCCGCGCCGGACGTCCGAGCGCCGCGGCGACGCCGAGGCCTACGACCCCGACCAGGCCGAGTCGGTGGAGCTGTCCCAGCGGCGCACCCCCCGCCGGGGTTCCGTGCAGCCCGCCCTGCACCGGCCCATGGACGCCGTCGATGTGGCGGCGGCCGCGGCCGCCGCGCTGGACGGAGCCGTGTACAACGGCCTTCCGCCGTCGCCGCTGGTCGCCGATCTGACCAAGGACGTCACCGCCGATCTGCGGCGGGCCGGCACCCCGGTGCCGCCCGCCCGGGACGCGGACCGGCCGAAGAAGCCCGCGCCCGCGAAGCCGCCGGCCGCCGGAAAGGACGCGGGTTCCCCCGTACCCGATCTGACGAAACCGGCGCCCGAACCCTCCCCGCTGCCGCCGCGGGCCGAGCAGCTCCGGCTGGCCGGGGACATCACGTACGCCCTGCCCTCCCTCGAACTGCTGGAGCGCGGCGGGCCGGGCAAGACGCGCAGCGCCGCCAATGACGCGATCGTGGCCTCGCTGACCAATGTCTTCCGGGAGTTCAAGGTCGACGCCGCCGTCACCGGGTTCACCCGCGGACCGACGGTCACCCGGTACGAGGTGGAGCTGGGCCCGGCCGTGAAGGTCGAGCGGATCACGGCGCTGACCAAGAACATCGCCTACGCCGTCGCCAGCCCGGATGTACGGATCATCTCGCCGATCCCCGGCAAGTCCGCGGTCGGCATCGAGATCCCCAACACCGACCGGGAGATGGTCAACCTCGGTGACGTCCTGCGTCTCGCGGACGCCGCCGAGGACGACCATCCGATGCTGGTGGCGCTCGGCAAGGACGTCGAGGGCGGCTATGTGATGGCCAACCTCGCCAAAATGCCGCACATCCTGGTGGCGGGCGCGACCGGCTCCGGCAAGTCGTCCTGCATCAACTGCCTGATCACCTCGGTGATGATAAGGGCGACCCCGGACGACGTCCGGATGGTGCTGGTCGACCCCAAGCGGGTCGAGCTCACCGCCTACGAGGGCATCCCGCATCTGATCACCCCGATCATCACCAACCCCAAGCGGGCCGCCGAGGCGCTCCAGTGGGTCGTCCGCGAGATGGACCTGCGCTACGACGATCTCGCGGCCTTCGGGTTCCGGCACATCGACGACTTCAACGAGGCGATCAGGGCCGGGAAGGTGAAGCTGCCCGAAGGCAGCGAGCGGGAGCTGACGCCGTATCCGTATCTGCTGGTCATCGTGGACGAGCTGGCGGATCTGATGATGGTCGCGCCCCGGGATGTGGAGGATGCGATCGTCCGGATCACCCAGCTCGCGCGCGCGGCCGGAATCCATCTGGTGCTCGCCACCCAGCGGCCGTCCGTCGATGTCGTCACCGGTCTGATCAAGGCGAATGTGCCGTCACGGCTGGCGTTCGCCACCTCGTCACTGGCCGACAGCCGGGTCATCCTCGACCAGCCGGGCGCGGAGAAGCTGATCGGCAAGGGGGACGGGCTTTTCCTGCCGATGGGAGCCAACAAGCCGGTCCGGATGCAGGGCGCCTTTGTCACCGAGGGCGAGGTCGCGGAGGTCGTCCGGCACTGCAAGGAGCAGATGACACCGGTCTTCCGGGAGGACGTCACCGTCGGCGGCAAGCAGAAGAAGGAGATCGACGAGGACATCGGCGACGATCTCGACCTGCTGTGCCAGGCGGCGGAGCTGGTGGTCTCCACCCAGTTCGGGTCGACGTCCATGCTCCAGCGCAAGCTGCGGGTCGGCTTCGCGAAGGCCGGGCGGCTGATGGACCTGATGGAGTCGCGGAGCATCGTCGGCCCCAGCGAGGGTTCCAAGGCGCGCGACGTCCTGGTCAAGCCGGACGAACTGGACGAGGTGCTGGCGGTGATCCGGGGGGAGTCGGCGCCGTGA
- a CDS encoding helix-turn-helix domain-containing protein: MSIGNSPEDDRPSVPEDRPSIGRVLQQARIASGLTVDEISATTRVRVPIVQAIEQDDFTRSGGDVYARGHIRMIAGAVGLDPAPLVGQYDSEHGGRPVPTPAAPMFEAERIRPEPRRPNWTAAMVAAIVAVVGFVGFTLFSGGDDSGGKGQIAKGPQAERSTTPGKAEPTGRATDAPGPVPSDSAIAAAPADKVTVKLTVVKDKSWISAKAANGRKIFDGTLAEGDTRTFQDDRRINLVLGNAGVIELYVNGKKIDDEFKQGQVERLSYTKGDPEAG, from the coding sequence GTGTCCATCGGCAACTCCCCCGAAGACGACCGGCCTTCCGTCCCGGAGGACCGTCCTTCCATCGGCCGTGTGCTACAGCAGGCCCGTATCGCGTCCGGGCTCACCGTCGACGAGATCAGCGCCACCACCCGGGTCCGCGTTCCGATCGTCCAGGCGATCGAGCAGGACGACTTCACCCGCAGCGGCGGCGACGTCTACGCCCGCGGCCATATCCGGATGATCGCCGGAGCCGTCGGACTCGACCCCGCACCCCTGGTCGGCCAGTACGACTCCGAGCACGGCGGCCGGCCGGTGCCGACCCCCGCCGCCCCGATGTTCGAAGCCGAGCGGATCCGTCCCGAGCCGCGCCGCCCCAACTGGACCGCGGCCATGGTCGCGGCGATCGTCGCCGTCGTCGGCTTCGTCGGATTCACCCTCTTCAGCGGTGGGGACGACAGCGGCGGCAAGGGCCAGATCGCCAAGGGGCCGCAGGCCGAGCGGTCGACCACCCCGGGCAAGGCCGAGCCCACCGGCCGGGCCACCGACGCCCCCGGGCCGGTCCCCTCGGACTCCGCGATCGCCGCCGCCCCCGCCGACAAGGTCACCGTCAAGCTGACCGTCGTCAAGGACAAGAGCTGGATCTCGGCCAAGGCCGCCAACGGCAGGAAGATCTTCGACGGCACCCTCGCCGAGGGCGATACCCGTACCTTCCAGGACGACCGGCGGATCAATCTCGTCCTCGGGAACGCCGGGGTCATCGAGCTGTATGTCAACGGCAAGAAGATCGACGACGAGTTCAAGCAGGGCCAGGTCGAGCGCCTGTCGTACACGAAGGGTGACCCCGAAGCGGGCTGA
- the pgsA gene encoding CDP-diacylglycerol--glycerol-3-phosphate 3-phosphatidyltransferase has translation MTGVPASAGGGRPGRPTPPGGKLGAAAVNQASLWNIANLLTMLRLVLVPAFVVLLLQDGGYDPAWRAWAWAAFAVAMITDIFDGHLARTYNLVTDFGKIADPIADKAIMAAGLISLSALGDLPWWVTGVILFRELGITLMRFWVIRHGVIPASRGGKMKTLAQGTAVGMYVLALTGPLATLRFWVMALAVVLTVVTGLDYVRQAISLRRRGLAKERGAVLDRR, from the coding sequence ATGACCGGAGTGCCGGCGTCCGCGGGGGGCGGCCGGCCCGGCCGGCCGACGCCGCCCGGCGGGAAGCTGGGCGCTGCGGCCGTCAATCAGGCCAGCCTCTGGAACATCGCCAACCTCCTGACCATGCTGCGGCTGGTGCTCGTCCCGGCCTTCGTGGTGCTGCTGCTCCAGGACGGCGGATACGACCCGGCCTGGCGCGCCTGGGCCTGGGCCGCCTTCGCCGTCGCCATGATCACCGATATCTTCGACGGCCATCTGGCCCGGACCTACAACCTGGTCACCGACTTCGGCAAGATCGCCGACCCGATCGCCGACAAGGCGATCATGGCCGCGGGGCTGATCAGCCTCTCCGCCCTCGGTGATCTGCCCTGGTGGGTCACCGGCGTGATCCTCTTCCGGGAGCTGGGCATCACCCTGATGCGGTTCTGGGTGATCCGTCACGGAGTGATTCCGGCCAGCCGGGGCGGAAAGATGAAGACCCTGGCGCAGGGCACGGCCGTCGGGATGTACGTTCTGGCGCTCACCGGCCCCCTGGCCACCCTCCGCTTCTGGGTGATGGCGCTGGCCGTCGTGCTGACCGTGGTCACCGGTCTGGATTACGTACGCCAGGCGATCTCCCTGCGCCGCAGGGGGCTGGCCAAGGAGCGCGGCGCGGTCCTGGACCGGCGATGA
- a CDS encoding CinA family protein, whose amino-acid sequence MTAEAAARRVLAVLAERDETLAVAESLTGGLVAAELTAVPGSSRSFRGSVTAYATDLKGALLGVGETLLAQRGPVDSEVARQMAVGVRAALRSDWGIATTGVAGPGPQDGRPAGTVFVAVSGPDGSEKVTALRLNGSRAEIRKESVRSVLELLAGELHGKARAQDTEQNGGN is encoded by the coding sequence ATGACGGCCGAGGCGGCCGCGCGCCGAGTCCTCGCGGTGCTCGCGGAGCGTGACGAGACGCTGGCCGTCGCCGAATCCCTCACGGGTGGACTGGTGGCCGCGGAGCTGACGGCGGTTCCCGGCTCCTCACGTTCCTTCCGCGGCTCCGTGACGGCCTACGCCACAGATCTGAAGGGGGCGCTCCTCGGCGTCGGCGAGACCCTTCTGGCGCAGCGCGGGCCGGTGGATTCCGAGGTCGCACGGCAGATGGCGGTGGGCGTACGGGCCGCGCTGCGGTCGGACTGGGGCATCGCCACCACCGGGGTCGCCGGGCCCGGGCCGCAGGACGGCCGGCCGGCCGGGACGGTCTTCGTGGCCGTATCGGGACCGGACGGGAGTGAGAAAGTGACCGCGCTGCGGTTGAACGGCAGCCGGGCGGAAATCCGTAAAGAGAGTGTACGGAGCGTGCTGGAGCTGCTCGCCGGTGAACTGCACGGAAAAGCGCGGGCACAGGATACGGAACAGAACGGGGGGAATTGA
- a CDS encoding helix-turn-helix domain-containing protein: MILLRRLLGDVLRRQRQRQGRTLREVSSSARVSLGYLSEVERGQKEASSELLSAICDALDVRMSELMREVSDELSLAELAQSAAATERVSAPVRPMLNSVPVTSVAGVPTERVTIKAPAEAVDVVAA; the protein is encoded by the coding sequence ATGATTCTGCTCCGTCGCCTGCTGGGTGACGTGCTGCGTCGGCAGCGCCAGCGCCAGGGCCGTACTCTGCGCGAAGTCTCCTCGTCCGCCCGAGTTTCGCTCGGCTATCTCTCCGAGGTGGAGCGGGGGCAGAAGGAGGCTTCCTCCGAGCTGCTCTCCGCGATCTGCGACGCGCTGGACGTACGGATGTCCGAGCTGATGCGGGAAGTGAGCGACGAGCTCTCGCTCGCCGAGCTGGCACAGTCGGCGGCGGCCACCGAGCGGGTGTCCGCACCGGTGCGCCCGATGCTGAATTCCGTCCCCGTGACGTCGGTGGCGGGTGTGCCGACGGAGCGGGTGACGATCAAGGCGCCGGCGGAGGCCGTCGACGTCGTCGCGGCCTGA
- a CDS encoding Dps family protein — MSVVKSPLSDADLKSVGTALQGALVDLVDLGLVAKQVHWNVMGPRFRSVHLQLDEVVDTARLHSDTVAERCSAIGVPPDGRAATVAARSAIGGVPEGWVKDTDAVRIMVDALGAVISRMRERIGVTGDPDPVSQDIIIGLTADLEKHAWMFQAESV, encoded by the coding sequence ATGTCTGTTGTGAAGAGCCCGCTGTCCGACGCCGACCTCAAGAGCGTGGGTACGGCGCTCCAGGGGGCGCTCGTGGATCTCGTGGACCTCGGTCTGGTGGCCAAGCAGGTCCACTGGAACGTCATGGGCCCCCGCTTCCGGTCCGTCCATCTCCAGCTCGACGAGGTTGTCGACACGGCGCGGCTGCATTCCGACACGGTGGCCGAGCGGTGTTCCGCGATCGGGGTGCCGCCGGACGGGCGGGCCGCGACCGTGGCCGCGCGGAGCGCGATCGGCGGGGTGCCGGAGGGCTGGGTCAAGGACACCGACGCGGTACGCATCATGGTGGACGCGCTGGGCGCGGTGATCTCACGGATGCGGGAGCGGATCGGGGTGACCGGGGACCCGGACCCGGTGAGCCAGGACATCATCATCGGACTCACGGCCGATCTTGAGAAGCATGCCTGGATGTTCCAGGCCGAGAGCGTGTGA
- a CDS encoding SDR family NAD(P)-dependent oxidoreductase translates to MTYRQIRSYGPRMPLTEYDLTGRTALITGAAGGIGRACALLLARAGATVHCADLDEDGLAGTRALVSADGGTARLHPLDVTDDTAVAAVVDSVVRSAGRLDVLAAIAGIMHTAPVLDTADEDLDRVLAVNFKGVLYACRHSARAMIATGTPGSLVTMASGAVDTALSGLFAYSAAKAAVVQLTRTLATELGPHGIRANVVAPGWIRTPMTHRDDPAGHRTAAMARRSPLGRAGEPEDIAHAVLHLASDASAFTTGQIIRPNGGVAMPW, encoded by the coding sequence TTGACGTACCGTCAGATCCGATCGTACGGTCCCCGCATGCCCCTCACGGAGTACGACCTCACCGGCCGTACCGCGCTGATCACCGGCGCGGCCGGCGGCATCGGCCGCGCCTGCGCCCTGCTCCTGGCCCGGGCGGGGGCCACGGTCCACTGCGCCGACCTGGACGAGGACGGCCTCGCCGGCACCCGTGCCCTCGTCTCCGCCGACGGCGGCACGGCCCGGCTCCACCCACTCGACGTCACCGACGACACCGCGGTCGCCGCCGTGGTCGACTCCGTCGTCCGCTCGGCCGGACGGCTCGACGTCCTCGCCGCGATCGCCGGGATCATGCACACCGCGCCGGTCCTCGACACGGCCGACGAGGACCTCGACCGTGTCCTCGCCGTCAACTTCAAGGGGGTGCTGTACGCCTGCCGGCACTCCGCCCGCGCCATGATCGCGACCGGCACCCCGGGCTCTCTGGTCACCATGGCCTCCGGCGCGGTCGACACGGCCCTGTCCGGCCTGTTCGCCTACAGCGCGGCCAAGGCGGCGGTCGTCCAGCTCACCCGTACCCTCGCCACGGAACTCGGCCCGCACGGAATCCGCGCCAACGTCGTCGCCCCCGGCTGGATCCGCACCCCCATGACCCACCGGGACGACCCCGCCGGGCACCGCACGGCCGCTATGGCGCGGCGCTCACCCCTGGGCCGGGCCGGCGAGCCCGAGGACATCGCGCACGCCGTACTCCATCTGGCCTCGGACGCCTCCGCCTTCACCACGGGCCAGATCATCCGCCCCAACGGCGGTGTCGCCATGCCCTGGTAG
- a CDS encoding Fpg/Nei family DNA glycosylase — MPEGDTVWLTARRLHHALAGQVLTRFDLRVPRFATADLTGRSVLEVTPRGKHLLTRIEGGLTLHSHLRMDGSWRVFAGGERWTGGPAHQIRAVLGTGERTAVGYRLPVLELLPTHEEERITGRLGPDLLGPGWDPDTAVTRLRADPARSLGDALLDQRNLAGIGNVYRCELAFLAGVTPWLPVGELSEETMARLVATAHRLLTANRDTSERRTVPGTGRRRPLLYVYGRAGAPCLRCGGPVATTSRRSPGPAAPAGEPTGDERVTYWCPRCQSGPAPDPGPHS, encoded by the coding sequence ATGCCCGAAGGAGACACCGTCTGGCTGACCGCTCGACGGCTTCACCACGCCCTCGCCGGGCAGGTGCTGACCCGGTTCGACCTGCGGGTGCCGCGCTTCGCCACGGCCGATCTGACCGGGCGGTCCGTGCTGGAGGTGACTCCGCGCGGCAAACATCTGCTGACCCGCATCGAAGGCGGTCTGACACTCCACTCCCATCTGCGGATGGACGGCTCCTGGCGGGTCTTCGCCGGCGGCGAGCGGTGGACCGGCGGCCCGGCCCATCAGATCCGGGCGGTGCTGGGCACCGGGGAGCGGACCGCCGTGGGCTACCGCCTCCCGGTGCTGGAACTGCTGCCCACTCACGAGGAGGAGCGGATCACGGGCCGGCTCGGCCCGGATCTCCTCGGCCCCGGCTGGGACCCCGACACCGCGGTGACGAGGCTGCGAGCCGATCCCGCCCGCAGCCTCGGCGACGCCCTGCTCGATCAGCGCAACCTCGCCGGAATCGGCAATGTGTACCGCTGCGAGCTGGCGTTCCTGGCCGGAGTCACGCCCTGGCTGCCGGTCGGCGAACTGTCCGAGGAGACGATGGCGCGCCTGGTCGCCACCGCCCACCGGCTGCTGACGGCCAACCGGGACACTTCCGAGCGCCGCACGGTCCCCGGCACCGGCCGCCGCCGTCCGCTGCTCTATGTCTACGGCCGCGCCGGCGCCCCCTGTCTGCGCTGCGGCGGCCCCGTCGCCACCACGTCCCGCCGGAGTCCGGGCCCCGCCGCCCCGGCCGGGGAGCCCACCGGCGACGAACGGGTCACCTACTGGTGCCCCCGCTGCCAGTCCGGCCCCGCCCCGGATCCCGGCCCGCATAGTTGA